The following proteins come from a genomic window of Malus sylvestris chromosome 4, drMalSylv7.2, whole genome shotgun sequence:
- the LOC126619208 gene encoding probable sodium/metabolite cotransporter BASS5, chloroplastic isoform X1, whose product MSFSSGLLCKKMVLQLHAPLINHHHHYSHRRHHRLHYRHRRHHLQIQRRLNIHNPPQIQLPKLSFSIPISPSLRFSLASRSISPLRSHKLSASFDSGSGQNYASEPPQIPQQNKVSFLEVLKKSNSFLPHVTLASTLLALVFPPSFTWFTNRYYAPALGFLMFAVGVNSSEKDFLEAFKRPAAILAGYTGQFLVKPILGYVFGTITVAIFGLPTPVGAGIMLVSCVSGAQLSNYATFLTDPTMAPLSIVMTSLSTASAVFITPLLSLLLIGKRLPVDVRGMVSSILQIVVTPVAAGLLLNRFLPRICGAIRPFLPPLSVFVTACCVGAPLAINIESVMSPFGLTVLLLVIAFHLTAFVAGYFLTGVVFHTAPDVKALQRTLSYETGMQSSLLALALANRFFQDPLVGVPPAISTVIMSLMGFSLVMVWAKKKEEQ is encoded by the exons ATGTCTTTCTCCTCCGGGTTGCTGTG CAAAAAAATGGTCTTGCAATTGCATGCTCCTCTtatcaaccaccaccaccactacagCCACCGCCGCCACCACCGCCTCCACTACCGCCACCGCCGCCACCATTTGCAGATTCAGCGTCGTCTCAATATCCACAATCCACCTCAAATCCAGCTGCCTAAGCTCTCTTTCAGTATCCCAATCTCGCCGTCGCTACGCTTCTCTCTTGCTTCCCGGTCAATTTCTCCTT TGCGATCGCATAAGCTCTCGGCTTCGTTTGATTCGGGTTCGGGTCAAAATTATGCATCCGAACCACCGCAG ATCCCTCAACAGAATAAGGTTTCTTTCCTGGAGGTCctgaagaaatcaaattcttttctGCCACACGTAACCCTTGCTAGCACGCTGTTGGCTCTCGTCTTTCCACCTTCTTTCACATGGTTTACCAACAg GTACTACGCACCTGCATTAGGGTTTTTGATGTTTGCAGTTGGGGTTAATTCCAGCGAAAAGGATTTCCTCGAAGCTTTCAAAAGACCGGCAGCTATTTTAGCTGGTTATACTGGCCAATTTCTTGTCAAGCCGATTCTTGGATATGTTTTTGGCACTATCACAGTAGCCATATTTGGTCTTCCAACTCCAGTAG GTGCTGGGATTATGTTAGTATCTTGTGTTAGTGGCGCCCAGCTCTCAAACTATGCTACTTTTCTGACGGACCCTACAATGGCCCCTCTAAGCATTGTCATGACGTCATTATCTACTGCTTCTGCTGTATTTATCACACCACTCTTATCGTTGTTGCTTATTGGAAAGAGACTGCCTGTTGACGTAAGGGGAATGGTGTCCAGCATTCTGCAGATTGTAGTCACACCAGTTGCTGCAGGCTTGCTTTTGAATCG GTTCCTTCCCCGAATATGTGGTGCTATTCGGCCATTTTTGCCTCCGCTCTCTGTATTTGTGACAGCTTGCTGTGTTGGAGCACCACTGGCCATTAACATTGAGTCTGTTATGTCTCCTTTTGGACTAACTGTTTTGTTGCTCGTTATAGCATTTCATTTGACGGCATTCGTAGCCGGCTATTTTCTTACTGGCGTGGTCTTTCATACGGCACCTGATGTTAAAGCCCTACAAAGAACACTATCTTATGAGACAG GAATGCAAAGCAGCCTTCTGGCCTTGGCCCTTGCAAATAGATTTTTCCAAGATCCGCTCGTTGGAGTGCCTCCGGCAATCTCT ACTGTGATCATGTCTTTGATGGGCTTCTCCCTTGTCATGGTTTGGgccaaaaagaaagaagaacaatGA
- the LOC126619208 gene encoding probable sodium/metabolite cotransporter BASS5, chloroplastic isoform X2, with amino-acid sequence MKFKKMVLQLHAPLINHHHHYSHRRHHRLHYRHRRHHLQIQRRLNIHNPPQIQLPKLSFSIPISPSLRFSLASRSISPLRSHKLSASFDSGSGQNYASEPPQIPQQNKVSFLEVLKKSNSFLPHVTLASTLLALVFPPSFTWFTNRYYAPALGFLMFAVGVNSSEKDFLEAFKRPAAILAGYTGQFLVKPILGYVFGTITVAIFGLPTPVGAGIMLVSCVSGAQLSNYATFLTDPTMAPLSIVMTSLSTASAVFITPLLSLLLIGKRLPVDVRGMVSSILQIVVTPVAAGLLLNRFLPRICGAIRPFLPPLSVFVTACCVGAPLAINIESVMSPFGLTVLLLVIAFHLTAFVAGYFLTGVVFHTAPDVKALQRTLSYETGMQSSLLALALANRFFQDPLVGVPPAISTVIMSLMGFSLVMVWAKKKEEQ; translated from the exons ATGAAATT CAAAAAAATGGTCTTGCAATTGCATGCTCCTCTtatcaaccaccaccaccactacagCCACCGCCGCCACCACCGCCTCCACTACCGCCACCGCCGCCACCATTTGCAGATTCAGCGTCGTCTCAATATCCACAATCCACCTCAAATCCAGCTGCCTAAGCTCTCTTTCAGTATCCCAATCTCGCCGTCGCTACGCTTCTCTCTTGCTTCCCGGTCAATTTCTCCTT TGCGATCGCATAAGCTCTCGGCTTCGTTTGATTCGGGTTCGGGTCAAAATTATGCATCCGAACCACCGCAG ATCCCTCAACAGAATAAGGTTTCTTTCCTGGAGGTCctgaagaaatcaaattcttttctGCCACACGTAACCCTTGCTAGCACGCTGTTGGCTCTCGTCTTTCCACCTTCTTTCACATGGTTTACCAACAg GTACTACGCACCTGCATTAGGGTTTTTGATGTTTGCAGTTGGGGTTAATTCCAGCGAAAAGGATTTCCTCGAAGCTTTCAAAAGACCGGCAGCTATTTTAGCTGGTTATACTGGCCAATTTCTTGTCAAGCCGATTCTTGGATATGTTTTTGGCACTATCACAGTAGCCATATTTGGTCTTCCAACTCCAGTAG GTGCTGGGATTATGTTAGTATCTTGTGTTAGTGGCGCCCAGCTCTCAAACTATGCTACTTTTCTGACGGACCCTACAATGGCCCCTCTAAGCATTGTCATGACGTCATTATCTACTGCTTCTGCTGTATTTATCACACCACTCTTATCGTTGTTGCTTATTGGAAAGAGACTGCCTGTTGACGTAAGGGGAATGGTGTCCAGCATTCTGCAGATTGTAGTCACACCAGTTGCTGCAGGCTTGCTTTTGAATCG GTTCCTTCCCCGAATATGTGGTGCTATTCGGCCATTTTTGCCTCCGCTCTCTGTATTTGTGACAGCTTGCTGTGTTGGAGCACCACTGGCCATTAACATTGAGTCTGTTATGTCTCCTTTTGGACTAACTGTTTTGTTGCTCGTTATAGCATTTCATTTGACGGCATTCGTAGCCGGCTATTTTCTTACTGGCGTGGTCTTTCATACGGCACCTGATGTTAAAGCCCTACAAAGAACACTATCTTATGAGACAG GAATGCAAAGCAGCCTTCTGGCCTTGGCCCTTGCAAATAGATTTTTCCAAGATCCGCTCGTTGGAGTGCCTCCGGCAATCTCT ACTGTGATCATGTCTTTGATGGGCTTCTCCCTTGTCATGGTTTGGgccaaaaagaaagaagaacaatGA
- the LOC126619208 gene encoding probable sodium/metabolite cotransporter BASS5, chloroplastic isoform X3 — translation MVLQLHAPLINHHHHYSHRRHHRLHYRHRRHHLQIQRRLNIHNPPQIQLPKLSFSIPISPSLRFSLASRSISPLRSHKLSASFDSGSGQNYASEPPQIPQQNKVSFLEVLKKSNSFLPHVTLASTLLALVFPPSFTWFTNRYYAPALGFLMFAVGVNSSEKDFLEAFKRPAAILAGYTGQFLVKPILGYVFGTITVAIFGLPTPVGAGIMLVSCVSGAQLSNYATFLTDPTMAPLSIVMTSLSTASAVFITPLLSLLLIGKRLPVDVRGMVSSILQIVVTPVAAGLLLNRFLPRICGAIRPFLPPLSVFVTACCVGAPLAINIESVMSPFGLTVLLLVIAFHLTAFVAGYFLTGVVFHTAPDVKALQRTLSYETGMQSSLLALALANRFFQDPLVGVPPAISTVIMSLMGFSLVMVWAKKKEEQ, via the exons ATGGTCTTGCAATTGCATGCTCCTCTtatcaaccaccaccaccactacagCCACCGCCGCCACCACCGCCTCCACTACCGCCACCGCCGCCACCATTTGCAGATTCAGCGTCGTCTCAATATCCACAATCCACCTCAAATCCAGCTGCCTAAGCTCTCTTTCAGTATCCCAATCTCGCCGTCGCTACGCTTCTCTCTTGCTTCCCGGTCAATTTCTCCTT TGCGATCGCATAAGCTCTCGGCTTCGTTTGATTCGGGTTCGGGTCAAAATTATGCATCCGAACCACCGCAG ATCCCTCAACAGAATAAGGTTTCTTTCCTGGAGGTCctgaagaaatcaaattcttttctGCCACACGTAACCCTTGCTAGCACGCTGTTGGCTCTCGTCTTTCCACCTTCTTTCACATGGTTTACCAACAg GTACTACGCACCTGCATTAGGGTTTTTGATGTTTGCAGTTGGGGTTAATTCCAGCGAAAAGGATTTCCTCGAAGCTTTCAAAAGACCGGCAGCTATTTTAGCTGGTTATACTGGCCAATTTCTTGTCAAGCCGATTCTTGGATATGTTTTTGGCACTATCACAGTAGCCATATTTGGTCTTCCAACTCCAGTAG GTGCTGGGATTATGTTAGTATCTTGTGTTAGTGGCGCCCAGCTCTCAAACTATGCTACTTTTCTGACGGACCCTACAATGGCCCCTCTAAGCATTGTCATGACGTCATTATCTACTGCTTCTGCTGTATTTATCACACCACTCTTATCGTTGTTGCTTATTGGAAAGAGACTGCCTGTTGACGTAAGGGGAATGGTGTCCAGCATTCTGCAGATTGTAGTCACACCAGTTGCTGCAGGCTTGCTTTTGAATCG GTTCCTTCCCCGAATATGTGGTGCTATTCGGCCATTTTTGCCTCCGCTCTCTGTATTTGTGACAGCTTGCTGTGTTGGAGCACCACTGGCCATTAACATTGAGTCTGTTATGTCTCCTTTTGGACTAACTGTTTTGTTGCTCGTTATAGCATTTCATTTGACGGCATTCGTAGCCGGCTATTTTCTTACTGGCGTGGTCTTTCATACGGCACCTGATGTTAAAGCCCTACAAAGAACACTATCTTATGAGACAG GAATGCAAAGCAGCCTTCTGGCCTTGGCCCTTGCAAATAGATTTTTCCAAGATCCGCTCGTTGGAGTGCCTCCGGCAATCTCT ACTGTGATCATGTCTTTGATGGGCTTCTCCCTTGTCATGGTTTGGgccaaaaagaaagaagaacaatGA
- the LOC126619208 gene encoding probable sodium/metabolite cotransporter BASS6, chloroplastic isoform X4: MFAVGVNSSEKDFLEAFKRPAAILAGYTGQFLVKPILGYVFGTITVAIFGLPTPVGAGIMLVSCVSGAQLSNYATFLTDPTMAPLSIVMTSLSTASAVFITPLLSLLLIGKRLPVDVRGMVSSILQIVVTPVAAGLLLNRFLPRICGAIRPFLPPLSVFVTACCVGAPLAINIESVMSPFGLTVLLLVIAFHLTAFVAGYFLTGVVFHTAPDVKALQRTLSYETGMQSSLLALALANRFFQDPLVGVPPAISTVIMSLMGFSLVMVWAKKKEEQ; encoded by the exons ATGTTTGCAGTTGGGGTTAATTCCAGCGAAAAGGATTTCCTCGAAGCTTTCAAAAGACCGGCAGCTATTTTAGCTGGTTATACTGGCCAATTTCTTGTCAAGCCGATTCTTGGATATGTTTTTGGCACTATCACAGTAGCCATATTTGGTCTTCCAACTCCAGTAG GTGCTGGGATTATGTTAGTATCTTGTGTTAGTGGCGCCCAGCTCTCAAACTATGCTACTTTTCTGACGGACCCTACAATGGCCCCTCTAAGCATTGTCATGACGTCATTATCTACTGCTTCTGCTGTATTTATCACACCACTCTTATCGTTGTTGCTTATTGGAAAGAGACTGCCTGTTGACGTAAGGGGAATGGTGTCCAGCATTCTGCAGATTGTAGTCACACCAGTTGCTGCAGGCTTGCTTTTGAATCG GTTCCTTCCCCGAATATGTGGTGCTATTCGGCCATTTTTGCCTCCGCTCTCTGTATTTGTGACAGCTTGCTGTGTTGGAGCACCACTGGCCATTAACATTGAGTCTGTTATGTCTCCTTTTGGACTAACTGTTTTGTTGCTCGTTATAGCATTTCATTTGACGGCATTCGTAGCCGGCTATTTTCTTACTGGCGTGGTCTTTCATACGGCACCTGATGTTAAAGCCCTACAAAGAACACTATCTTATGAGACAG GAATGCAAAGCAGCCTTCTGGCCTTGGCCCTTGCAAATAGATTTTTCCAAGATCCGCTCGTTGGAGTGCCTCCGGCAATCTCT ACTGTGATCATGTCTTTGATGGGCTTCTCCCTTGTCATGGTTTGGgccaaaaagaaagaagaacaatGA